From the genome of Methylocystis echinoides:
TAGTCGTCCTTGTCCCCGAAACCTGCGCCCCCCTCCCGGGGGGCGCAGTTTTTCAACCTCAATGGCGGTTGCTTATTTGTTGTCCGAGGACGCGGCGGAGCTCACCAGCTTCTCGATGACATAGAGATTGAAGCTGACGTTGGAGACAATCCCGCTGACGCAAATGGTTTTGAGCTGGTCCATTCTGTCATCGGCAGGTCTGGCGTAATCGATGATCATGACCTGTCGGCCGTTGGTCCAGACCCCATGGGTTCTTCCATCCGAACTCGTTCCCCGCAGCAGCTCCGCGTAATTGTGGTCGGAAATATATTTCTCCGCTTTGGCGCGATCGACGCAACCTGCAATCGGCTCATCGGCCGGCTTTTGCTGAGCAGATTGGGCCCTGACGCCAGGGCAGGCGAAAGCGATAAACACAGCACATGTCAGCAGCCCGAGTTTTTTCATACGCTCACTCCGGATTGTTGCGCCGGACAGCCAAGGGGGTTGAGATGAGGCCACATTATCTCCCTTTCGCGCCCCTCAGAAGCGATGAAGCGCCGATGGACTGATCTAAGGCCACAAAAGTCGACCTTGGCGAAAACCGTTGACCGCGGCGCGCGCTTCCTGTAGCAACAAACCGCTGCGCCGCAGCATGAGGCTGCTCCAGCCGCGTAGATCGGACAAACGCCTTCGGGCGTCCGACCAGCTGTCGAGCCTCCTTCACATTCCCAGACGACGGCCCGATACGCGGGGCAGGTCTCCCTTTTACCGGATCGACCCCACCGCGCGCTTGAACGCCCGCCGCGGCGCGATTCCCTTATGAAAGACGCTCAGTGACCAATTTTTCCGATCTTGGCCTTGCCGAGATTCTGCTTCGCGCCCTCGCTCGCGAAGGCTATGAGACCCCGACTTCCATTCAGGCCCAGGCGATTCCTTATCTTCTGCAGGGCCGCGATCTCCTCGGCATCGCCCAGACCGGCACCGGCAAGACGGCGGCCTTCGCCCTGCCGATTCTGGAACGCTTGATCGCCGACCGGCGCCGGCCGGCGCCCTTTACCGCGCGGGCGCTGGTGCTGGCCCCGACGCGCGAACTCGCCGCGCAGATCGCCGACAGCTTCCGTTCCTACGGCCAATTTCTGCGGCCGAGCGTCGGCGTCATCGTCGGCGGCGTGTCGCATCGTCCCCAAATCGACATGCTGGCGCGCGGGCTGGACGTGCTCGTCGCGACGCCGGGCCGTTTGCTCGATCATGTCGCCAGCGGCCGCATGAAGCTGGCGCAGACCGAAGTGCTGGTTCTGGATGAAGCCGATCACATGCTGGATCTCGGTTTCATCATCCCGATCCGCCAGATTGTCGCCAAGCTTCCCAAGAAGCGCCAGACGCTGTTGTTCTCCGCCACCATGCCGAAGGAGATCGCCGGCCTCGCGCAGGACATGCTGAACGATCCCGCCCAGGTCGCCGTGACGCCCGTCGCGACGACGGCGGAGCGCGTCGCGCAGCATGTGTTCCTCGTCGACGGCGGGGCGAAGCGGGACGTGCTTCTCGAATTGATGAATGACGTCGACATCTCGCGCGCCATCGTCTTCACGCGCACCAAGCGTGGCGCGGATCGCGTGGCGCAGCATCTCGACGCCGCCGGCGTCGGCGCGGAGGCGATCCACGGCAACAAGAGCCAGAGCCAGCGCATTCGCGCCCTCGACGGTTTCCGCAAGGGCCGTACGCGCGTGCTCGTCGCAACGGACATCGCCGCCCGCGGCATCGATGTCGACGGCGTGACGCATGTGGTGAATTTCGAACTTCCGGAGACGCCGGAAGCTTATGTCCATCGCATCGGCCGCACGGCGCGGGCCGGCGCCTCGGGCCGTGCGATTTCGCTTTGCGACAACGGCGAGCGGCCGCTGCTGCGCCAGATCGAGAAACTCACCCGCCAGTCGCTGCCCGTGACCGACCGCCGCAGCGACGGCGAGCGCCATGATGAGACCGCCCCGGCTCGCCGCGGCGCGCGCGGCGGCGCCCCCAAGGCCAACGGCGGCGCGCGCCATGCGCAGAAACATCCTCGCCGCGAGGGGCCGCATCGCGATGGCCCGCGCGCCGAAGGCCGCCGCCCGCCGCGCTCCGGCGCCGGTCAGAAGCGCCGCGCGCAGGGCGGTACCCATCGTCCGCACCCCACGCAGGGGTGAGGAGCGGGAGCCATACAACGGCTTCCATCAACGCATAATGAGCCCCTCGCGCCAAGGACCGCCGAAGTCGGCGTCTCGGCGCGAGGGGAGCGCATCGCCCGTTTCAGTCGTATTCATGAAAATCGGGGCCATGTCGGTAAGAGTGGTGATCATAGACCTTTCGATGGACGCCGCGGTGCATCCTGTCCCGAGGACGATCGGCGTCGACGGCGACTCTCGGCCTTTTTGAGATTGGACGTTCGGCGGCAGGCTGATCGTCTTGCAGCCACGGAAGCGGGGGCGACAGATCATCGCCGAAATCCGCCTGAGCGGCGCTGATGACAAACAAGGGGCTCGCCACCACGACAAGGGCAAGCATCAATTTAGATCGCATGTCGGCATCCTCCCAGCTTCGATAACTACGAGGATGGGACGGCGACGATCCCTTGTCCAATAGAGGGCAAAAATCTAGCTTATCGATTATTCCGATAAAACGCAGGCTTGTCGTCTCGAGAGCGTTTTCTTGCACAAGCCGCCAACCGCCTTAGATTGAGCCTGAGACATAAAAGAGCGGCGGGCGCATGTACGACCTTCTCATCATCGGCGGCGGCGTCAACGGCTGCGCCATCGCGCGCGACGCGGCGGGGCGGGGGCTTTCTGTACGACTGGTCGAGCAGAACGATCTCGCGAGCGGCACGTCATCCGCCTCGACCAAACTGATCCACGGCGGCCTGCGATATCTGGAACTCTACGAGTTCCGACTCGTGCACGAAGCGCTTGCCGAGCGCGAACTTTTGCTGGCCGCCGCGCCGCATGTCATTTGGCCGCTCAAGTTCGTTCTGCCGTACGAGAAGGGCCTGCGTCCCGTATGGATGCTGCGGGTCGGCCTGTTTCTTTACGATCATCTCGCGCGGCGCAAGCGGCTCGAGGGCTCGCACATGGTGTCGCTCAAAGGCAACGAACTCGGCGCGCCGCTGCGCGACGCTTATTCTGTTGGTTTCACTTACGCCGACTGCTGGGTCGACGACTCCCGCCTCGTCGTGCTCAATGCGCTCGACGCCAAGGAACGCGGCGCAACGATCAGCGTGGGCGAGCGGCTGATCGACGCCAGGCGAGAGAACGGACATTGGACCGCGGCCCTCGACAACGGCGTGAGAGTGGAAGCGCGCGTCCTCGTCAACGCCGCCGGACCCTGGGTGTCGCAGGTGATCGACGGCGCCCTGCATCTGCGCTCGCGCAAGCATGTGCGGCTCGTTAAAGGCTCGCATCTCGTTACGCGAAGACTCTACGAGGGCGACCACGCCTATATTCTGCAAAATCCCGACGGGCGCATTGTTTTCGCAATTCCCTATGAGCAGGACTTCACGCTTGTCGGCACGACCGACGTCGCTTTTGACGGGGCGCCAGGGCAGGTCGACATCAGCGCGTCGGAAACCGATTACCTCATCGCCGCCATCAATCACTTTCTGCGCCGGCCGCTGAACCGCGACGACATCGTCTGGAGCTATTCGGGGCTTCGGCCGCTTTACGACGACGGCTCGCTCAACGCCTCGGTCGTGACGCGCGACTACGCCTTCGATCTCGACGCTCCCGAGGGCGCGCCGCCGGCGCTGTCGATTTTCGGCGGCAAGATCACGACGTCGCGACGCCTCGCCGAACATGCGCTCGACGATCTTGCGGCCTTTCTGCCGCCGCATGGCGGAGCGTGGACGGAACGCGGCGTCTTTCCCGGCGGCGACGTGGCCTTCGACGAGTTCCTCGCGCATTTGTCGGCTGAGAAGCCGTTTCTCGGACATGCGCTCGCCCGGCGCCTCGCGCGCGCCTATGGGACGCGCGCCGAGCGTTTTCTCAAACATGCGCGGTCGATGGAGGATCTCGGCCGCGATTTCGGCTGCGGCCTTACCGAAGCCGAAGTGCGTTACCTCGTCGAAAACGAATGGGCGCGCAAGGCCGAGGACGTGTTATGGCGGCGCTCGAAGCTCGGCTTACATTTGGGCGAGGGCCAGCAGGCGGCGTTGCGGACGTTCATGGCCGCGTAATTCGAGCGCGCGCTCTTCGCAGCGTTAACCCTTCAACATTCCAGCCGCAGTCGTCACGGAAGCGCCGCCTTCCGTCACGCTGCGGGCCAGTCCCGGCGCGGCGACGGCGACGTTCTTGGCGAAAAAATGCGAAAGCGCTTCGTAGCGCTCGGCGTTGGGGTCGTTCTCGCGGCGGGCGCGTTTCGCCCCTTTCTCCAGAAGCGTCGCGCCGCGCGCGAGCGCGAAAAGTCGGAGATAGGGCGTCGCGCCGGCCAGTCCTTCCGCAGGCGACGCTTTCATCGCCTGCGCCATGTAGTCGCTTGCCTGCGCGAAGGACTCCACAGCTTCGGCGACATTGGCGTAATCGCTCTCCCGCGCAAGGGCGCGCATGTCCTCGATCTCCCGACGCACGGCGGCGCCGCCCGACATGGCGAGTTTTCGGCCGACGAGGTCAATCGCCTGAATGCCGTTCGTGCCTTCGTAGATCGCGCAAATGCGGGCGTCGCGCATGAGCTGGGCGACGCCCGTCTCTTCGATATAGCCCATGCCGCCGAAGACCTGTACGGCAAGCGACGTCGCTTCGTCGCCGATGTCGGTGGAAAACGCCTTGGCGACGGGGGTCAGCAGACTCGCGCGCTCGTCGGCTTCCTTGGCGCGCGCGGGGTCGTCGTCGCGATGGGCGCGGTCCTGCGCGGCCGTAGTCTCGAAACAGATCGCACGTGCGGCCGCCGTCAGGCTCGCCATGGTCAGGAGCATGCGCGCGACGTCGGGGTGATCGACGATGGCGCTCGTCTCCCTGGCGCCCGGCGCGCGACCCTGCCGGCGCTCGCGGGCGTAAGCGAGGGCCGCCTGACTCGCGCGCTCAGCGAGGGCGACGCCCTGCAGACCGACCGACAGGCGGGCGTTGTTCATCATCGTGAACATGCAGGCGAGGCCATTGTGCTCCTCGCCGATAAGGAAGCCGGTCGCGTCCTCATAGAGCATGGTGCAGGTTGGCGAGCCATGAATCCCGAGTTTGTGCTCGACGCCGGCGCAGCGCAACGCGTTACGCCGCGTGAAGGCGCCGCTCGCCTCGGGAAGGAATTTCGGAACCAGAAAGAGCGAAATGCCTTTCACGCCGGCGGGCGCATCGGGCAGCCGAGCCAGCACGAGGTGGATGATGTTGTCGACGAGATCGTGCTCGCCATAAGTGATGTAGATCTTCTCGCCGGTGAGGCGGTAGGAGCCGTCGCCGTTGCGCTCGGCGCGCGTGCGCAACAGCGCGAGATCGGAGCCGGCCTGCGGCTCGGTCAAATTCATCGTCCCGGTCCATTCGCCGCTGACGATCTTGCGCAGATAGGCCTCTTTGAGCGCGGCGCTGGCGTGCGCCTCGAGCGCCTCGATGGCGCCATGGCTGAGCAGCGGGCAGAGCGCGAAGGAGATGTTGGCGCCGTTCCAGATTTCCGTGCAGGCGGCGTTGAGGAGGGCGGGGAGCCCCATCCCGCCATGGTCCGGCGCCGCGGCGATGGCGTTCCAGCCGCCCTCCCGCCATTGCGCATAGGCCTCGCGCCAGCCGGGCGCTGTCGTGACGACTCCGTCCGAAAAGCGTGCGCCGATCCGGTCGCCGGCGCGGTCGAGCGGCAGTAATTGTCCCTCGGCGAATTTCGCCGCCTCGGCAAGCGTCTGTTCGGCGACGCCGCCGGAAATGTCGGCGTAGAGCCCGTCCGCTTGCAGCGCCTCCCGGCCGGCGGCGAGGCGCAGGGAAAAGATGAGGTCCTGAAGCGGCGCGCGGTAAGTCATTCCTGCCTCTCGAAGCGAATCATGCGGTGAATTTAGGGCGCCGGCGCCCTGCGCGCGCCTGCGGCGGCGCCCCGGCTTTTTCGGACGGCGTCGGCGCGGTAAAGTGCGAGACTTCGTCAACGCTTCGAGGCCGCTTGCATGCCGCTCTACGCTTTTCGTTGTCAGGACTGCGCTCATGAATTTGAAACGCTGGCGCGTTTCGAGGAGACCCCGGCCTGCCCGGCCTGCGGCGCGACCCATGTCGAGCGCCAGCTGTCGCTGATCGCCAAGCCCGCCGCTGGCGGTGACGCCGGACCCGGCGAGAGCTGCGCCGCCATGAGCGGGGGCGCGCCCTGTCCGAGCTGTCCGGCGCTCGCCGGTTGACGGACGCGGAGAGCCTGCTTGGCGCGCGCCGCATCCTCGTTTCCGCCAATGGGCTGACCTTCGAGGTCTTCGAGGCGGGGGAGGGGGAGCGGCTGGCGCTGCTGCTGCACGGCTTTCCCGAAACAGCCGTGATGTGGCGCCATCTCGTCGCGCCGCTCGTCGCCAAGGGTTACCGGGTCTGGGCCGTCAATCAGCGCGGCTATGGCGCCACCACCCGGCCGCGCAGTCGCGAAGACTATGCACTGGCCGCGCTCACGGGCGACGTCGCGGCGCTGATCGACGCCTCTGGGGCGCCGTCGGTTACGCTCATCGGCCACGACTGGGGCGGCATGGTCGCCTGGGTCGTGGCGATCCGCAAGCTGCGGCCGCTAGACCGGCTTGTCGTCATCAATATTCCGCATCCGCTCTGTTTCCGGGCCGCGCTGCGGGGCTTTCGGCAGAAGCTGAAATCCGCCTACGCCGCTTTCTTCCAGATTCCCGTTCTGCCCGACTGGCTGCTCTCCGCCGGACAGGGTTATCTGACGGGGCTTCTCGTCCGCGTCGCGGCCCGCCGCGCCGAAGCGATTCCGCCGAAAGTGCTGGCGCTTTACCGCGATAACGCCGCCGCCCCCGGCGGCGCGACCGCCATGCTCAACTGGTATCGCGCGGCCGGGCGGGAACTCTTCGCGGCCGCCGACCTCGCCGCGCCGATTGACGTTCCTGTCCTTGTCGTCTGGGGAACCGACGACGCCGCCTTGGCGTTAGTTTGCCTGGAGGGGACCGACCGCTACGCCCGTCAGCTTCGGATCGAGCTTCTCCCAGGCGTGAGCCATTTCTCGCCCGAGGACGCGCCGGAGAAGCTCGTTGCGTTGATGGAGAATTTCCTTTAATGCGCGCTTTCCCGTCAATAATCGGGTCTGGGCCGATATCGACGGTTGACTTGCCGCACTTTCGTGAGAATCTCCCGTACTTCGGACTCGGGTCCGAAAAGAGCTTTCCGCGCCTGAAACGGCGCTATTTTTTGATCACGGCCGAGCGTTTCGGCCACTCGAAGGAGAACGATCCATTCGCAGGCCAATGAAGAGCATCGCGGCGCCGCAGAAGGAAGGGCCCCGCACCAACCGCGAGATTCGCGCGCGAGAAGTGCAGCTGATTGATTCCGAAGGCAAGAATCACGGCGTCGTTCAATTGCTGGACGCGCTGAGCTTGGCGGAGCAGGCGGGCCTCG
Proteins encoded in this window:
- a CDS encoding DEAD/DEAH box helicase translates to MTNFSDLGLAEILLRALAREGYETPTSIQAQAIPYLLQGRDLLGIAQTGTGKTAAFALPILERLIADRRRPAPFTARALVLAPTRELAAQIADSFRSYGQFLRPSVGVIVGGVSHRPQIDMLARGLDVLVATPGRLLDHVASGRMKLAQTEVLVLDEADHMLDLGFIIPIRQIVAKLPKKRQTLLFSATMPKEIAGLAQDMLNDPAQVAVTPVATTAERVAQHVFLVDGGAKRDVLLELMNDVDISRAIVFTRTKRGADRVAQHLDAAGVGAEAIHGNKSQSQRIRALDGFRKGRTRVLVATDIAARGIDVDGVTHVVNFELPETPEAYVHRIGRTARAGASGRAISLCDNGERPLLRQIEKLTRQSLPVTDRRSDGERHDETAPARRGARGGAPKANGGARHAQKHPRREGPHRDGPRAEGRRPPRSGAGQKRRAQGGTHRPHPTQG
- the glpD gene encoding glycerol-3-phosphate dehydrogenase; this translates as MYDLLIIGGGVNGCAIARDAAGRGLSVRLVEQNDLASGTSSASTKLIHGGLRYLELYEFRLVHEALAERELLLAAAPHVIWPLKFVLPYEKGLRPVWMLRVGLFLYDHLARRKRLEGSHMVSLKGNELGAPLRDAYSVGFTYADCWVDDSRLVVLNALDAKERGATISVGERLIDARRENGHWTAALDNGVRVEARVLVNAAGPWVSQVIDGALHLRSRKHVRLVKGSHLVTRRLYEGDHAYILQNPDGRIVFAIPYEQDFTLVGTTDVAFDGAPGQVDISASETDYLIAAINHFLRRPLNRDDIVWSYSGLRPLYDDGSLNASVVTRDYAFDLDAPEGAPPALSIFGGKITTSRRLAEHALDDLAAFLPPHGGAWTERGVFPGGDVAFDEFLAHLSAEKPFLGHALARRLARAYGTRAERFLKHARSMEDLGRDFGCGLTEAEVRYLVENEWARKAEDVLWRRSKLGLHLGEGQQAALRTFMAA
- a CDS encoding acyl-CoA dehydrogenase — its product is MTYRAPLQDLIFSLRLAAGREALQADGLYADISGGVAEQTLAEAAKFAEGQLLPLDRAGDRIGARFSDGVVTTAPGWREAYAQWREGGWNAIAAAPDHGGMGLPALLNAACTEIWNGANISFALCPLLSHGAIEALEAHASAALKEAYLRKIVSGEWTGTMNLTEPQAGSDLALLRTRAERNGDGSYRLTGEKIYITYGEHDLVDNIIHLVLARLPDAPAGVKGISLFLVPKFLPEASGAFTRRNALRCAGVEHKLGIHGSPTCTMLYEDATGFLIGEEHNGLACMFTMMNNARLSVGLQGVALAERASQAALAYARERRQGRAPGARETSAIVDHPDVARMLLTMASLTAAARAICFETTAAQDRAHRDDDPARAKEADERASLLTPVAKAFSTDIGDEATSLAVQVFGGMGYIEETGVAQLMRDARICAIYEGTNGIQAIDLVGRKLAMSGGAAVRREIEDMRALARESDYANVAEAVESFAQASDYMAQAMKASPAEGLAGATPYLRLFALARGATLLEKGAKRARRENDPNAERYEALSHFFAKNVAVAAPGLARSVTEGGASVTTAAGMLKG
- a CDS encoding zinc ribbon domain-containing protein — encoded protein: MPLYAFRCQDCAHEFETLARFEETPACPACGATHVERQLSLIAKPAAGGDAGPGESCAAMSGGAPCPSCPALAG
- a CDS encoding alpha/beta fold hydrolase; the protein is MTDAESLLGARRILVSANGLTFEVFEAGEGERLALLLHGFPETAVMWRHLVAPLVAKGYRVWAVNQRGYGATTRPRSREDYALAALTGDVAALIDASGAPSVTLIGHDWGGMVAWVVAIRKLRPLDRLVVINIPHPLCFRAALRGFRQKLKSAYAAFFQIPVLPDWLLSAGQGYLTGLLVRVAARRAEAIPPKVLALYRDNAAAPGGATAMLNWYRAAGRELFAAADLAAPIDVPVLVVWGTDDAALALVCLEGTDRYARQLRIELLPGVSHFSPEDAPEKLVALMENFL